Within Candidatus Rokuibacteriota bacterium, the genomic segment TCTCCTCCGGCCGCATGAACGCGGCGATCTCGTGATACCTCGTGTAGGGCAGCCCGGGTAGGCCAGCCGCCGCCAGGGCGGGGGGCAGTAGCTCGGAGCGCGCCTTCGTGGCGTTCAGGAATGCATGGTCGCCCAACGGATCACGGAGGACTGCGGGCGGGAAGTTCTCCCGGAGGTATCGCCGCAGGTCCGCGACGTGGGGGGCGGCGGCTGCCGGGCCGACAGTGTGCTCGACGAAGCGAACAAGCGCCTCGGGATGCACGAGGTAGCTCTCGATCTCGTAGCGTCGCCATCGGAGGCGCTGGAATCCGCGCCCGGTGATCTCGGTCGGCTGGATCTCGGGGCGGGCGTCTCCATCCACGAGCTCAATGGCGGGGAGGTTCTCGCGGACCAGCCGCAGTGCCTCGTAGTGCTGCGGGGCGCGGATGCCCGGGGAGCCCGTGCGTGTCTCCGCGACCGTGGGCCTCCAGAAGAACGTCCGAGAGCCGAAGAGGTCGTAGGCGGGATGCCCGAGAACCCGCGCCCACTCGCGCAGGATATCGCGGTCGGTGTAGTTCTCGAGATAGAGCACGCCCGGCGCGGTCAGGGCCAGCATCATGTCCGTCTGCGACAGGACCTTCAGCGAGAGGATCACCCGCGCCTGCTCTTCCGTCGTCGCCAGCATGCGCGGCCCGTCGAAGAGGACGCAGAGCTCCCGGGGCTCCGCCCCGTTGATGATGACCTCCGAATGCGTGGCGATGATCAGCTGCGAACGCGCCTGGGCGGCGACGGCGCGGAGCTCGCCGCAGATGGCATCCTGCAGGATCACGTGGAGATGAGCGTCCGGCTCGTCCAGCAACAGGACGGCGCCGGGGCGCGTCTGGAGAAAGGCCAGGAGCATCAGCACCTGCTGGAACCCGCTCCCCGCGCTGGCGATATCGAGCGCGGGGCCGCCCGGCCGCTCTCGGTACTCCGCCAGGATGTGCGGCCCCGCGGCGTCGGGGGGCGTTAGCTCGAAGCCGAACAGCCGGCGGATCGAG encodes:
- a CDS encoding AAA family ATPase; the protein is MIHRVGLRRFKRFGDVEFVLPGHVVLAGPNNTGKTTVLQAIAAWSLALERWKQLNDYQRHGGYYTRAPIARQAFSAVPLRSFDLLWRERDYRGSLEIEIQSALDGWTVAMELIADSTEQIYVRPLPAASPEVVRAAHLTTVFVPAMSGLGTEEPLYQRPKVDQLLGQAKPGDVLRNLLVEAAASERAWTGLQASIRRLFGFELTPPDAAGPHILAEYRERPGGPALDIASAGSGFQQVLMLLAFLQTRPGAVLLLDEPDAHLHVILQDAICGELRAVAAQARSQLIIATHSEVIINGAEPRELCVLFDGPRMLATTEEQARVILSLKVLSQTDMMLALTAPGVLYLENYTDRDILREWARVLGHPAYDLFGSRTFFWRPTVAETRTGSPGIRAPQHYEALRLVRENLPAIELVDGDARPEIQPTEITGRGFQRLRWRRYEIESYLVHPEALVRFVEHTVGPAAAAPHVADLRRYLRENFPPAVLRDPLGDHAFLNATKARSELLPPALAAAGLPGLPYTRYHEIAAFMRPEEIHPEVTEKLDGIMRAFGL